In the Bifidobacterium catenulatum PV20-2 genome, one interval contains:
- a CDS encoding helix-turn-helix transcriptional regulator, with the protein MGLRELRERSELTLQQLDSLTGVDFTRLWAYENHAGEARNMYLSTAAKLAQALHCNVLDLYPDEHVWRGGVSAGVVGLKNIRKARRLTQVELAGLSGIARPSISRFETNGRPVSQMYLRTALRLSEALQCDPVDFLTEGY; encoded by the coding sequence ATGGGGTTGCGTGAGCTGCGTGAGCGTTCCGAACTGACGTTGCAGCAGTTGGATTCGTTGACCGGCGTGGATTTCACGCGCCTGTGGGCGTATGAGAACCATGCGGGCGAGGCGCGGAACATGTATTTGAGTACGGCTGCGAAGCTGGCGCAGGCGTTGCATTGCAACGTGTTGGACCTGTATCCAGATGAGCATGTGTGGCGTGGCGGCGTGTCCGCTGGCGTCGTCGGATTGAAGAACATTCGCAAGGCACGCAGATTAACGCAGGTGGAGCTGGCCGGATTGAGTGGCATCGCACGTCCATCCATCTCCCGTTTTGAGACGAATGGTCGTCCTGTTTCGCAAATGTATTTGCGGACGGCGTTACGATTGTCTGAGGCGCTGCAATGCGACCCTGTGGATTTTCTTACGGAAGGATACTGA
- a CDS encoding metallophosphoesterase, whose protein sequence is MKWFTSDLHFAHPFVAALRGYALPGYARDESIKQQAEHDGRQLKDCVDWRKHDADIVQAINTYVGKEDELYILGDISSGSTWSVDQAIMRIQNLQVPRKRRHLILGNHEMHSSSRTLTKLAEAFGEVGRVGITEIRDGWGNNPHTVFLSHFQWREDFTQSKPLGAVSTNWNAPELAAYALPRMENTLLLHGHTHAYDPLEFGRHHNEINVGLDAWCFEPVNEASLVAIGYPLR, encoded by the coding sequence ATGAAATGGTTCACCAGCGACCTGCACTTCGCACACCCATTCGTGGCCGCGCTACGCGGTTACGCGCTACCCGGATACGCTCGCGACGAATCGATCAAGCAACAGGCCGAACACGACGGCAGGCAGCTTAAGGATTGCGTTGACTGGCGGAAGCACGATGCCGACATCGTACAAGCGATAAACACATACGTCGGCAAGGAAGACGAACTCTACATCCTAGGAGACATCAGTTCCGGCAGCACGTGGAGCGTCGATCAGGCGATAATGCGCATCCAGAATCTACAGGTTCCACGCAAACGCAGACACTTGATCCTCGGCAACCACGAAATGCACAGTTCCAGCCGCACGCTGACGAAACTAGCTGAAGCGTTCGGGGAAGTCGGAAGAGTCGGCATCACCGAAATCAGAGACGGGTGGGGCAACAACCCACACACGGTATTTTTAAGCCACTTCCAATGGCGTGAGGACTTCACGCAAAGCAAACCCCTAGGCGCAGTCTCAACCAATTGGAACGCGCCGGAGTTAGCCGCATACGCGCTACCACGCATGGAAAACACTCTGCTCCTGCACGGACATACGCACGCGTATGACCCGCTTGAGTTCGGCAGGCATCACAATGAGATCAACGTCGGATTGGACGCATGGTGTTTCGAGCCAGTCAACGAAGCCTCCTTGGTGGCAATTGGCTACCCACTGCGGTGA
- a CDS encoding DUF2442 domain-containing protein, translating into MSVPNEVWVTDAVALDGSHVALRFSDGHCGVLDMSPYMDDGVFKRLRDPNVFKTARAGVSTVEWDNGTIDVAPETAYAQAVPFGA; encoded by the coding sequence GTGAGTGTTCCCAATGAAGTGTGGGTTACTGACGCTGTGGCGTTGGATGGCTCGCATGTGGCTTTGCGTTTTTCCGATGGTCATTGCGGCGTGCTTGACATGTCGCCCTATATGGACGATGGCGTGTTCAAGCGGTTGCGTGACCCGAATGTTTTCAAGACGGCCAGGGCCGGTGTGAGTACTGTCGAATGGGATAACGGAACTATTGACGTTGCCCCTGAGACAGCTTATGCACAGGCCGTGCCGTTCGGCGCGTAA
- a CDS encoding major capsid protein gives MAIDKTIIPPSEATEVAQAGHDYVNGILPLSNIFPVTSNGGDWTASWTPVIPKSKTRAMKHRALDAEIGHTKSETSTAEIHTGLLPLSGMDHISERDIAKHQDDTAYIHDQAEAKFEALGQQAGVTEELERLQCLVTGKVVIKENGVNMTYSFQRPGNQQNVKPTTTWDNDKSNPCDDIEAWVKIMRKAYGRKPHAVATTGVVIDAMRTNEFFRTQVSGMDLEHSKTKLSRQEVLDVLRAQSGITDVLLVDEAYEDLKLDNTFDMDADVSAAFPDKTFILLPSFNDSSLGATLSGPTAEAQNSEYEINKSVNDGLIGAMLSHQAPLNYDIWVNGNYLPILKEAVSTFKADVLGE, from the coding sequence TTGGCTATTGACAAGACTATCATCCCGCCATCCGAGGCGACCGAGGTCGCTCAGGCGGGACATGACTATGTGAACGGCATCCTTCCATTGTCGAACATCTTCCCGGTCACCTCCAACGGTGGCGACTGGACCGCTTCGTGGACTCCGGTCATTCCGAAGTCGAAGACCCGTGCGATGAAGCATCGTGCGTTGGATGCCGAGATCGGGCACACCAAGTCCGAGACCTCGACCGCTGAGATTCATACCGGACTGTTGCCGTTGTCCGGCATGGACCATATCTCCGAGCGTGATATCGCCAAGCATCAGGACGATACCGCCTATATCCACGATCAGGCCGAGGCGAAGTTCGAGGCTCTGGGCCAGCAGGCTGGTGTGACCGAGGAGTTGGAGCGTTTGCAGTGCTTGGTGACCGGCAAGGTGGTCATCAAGGAGAACGGCGTCAATATGACGTATTCGTTCCAGCGTCCGGGCAACCAGCAGAATGTGAAGCCTACCACCACTTGGGATAACGACAAGTCGAATCCGTGCGACGACATCGAAGCCTGGGTGAAGATCATGCGCAAGGCTTACGGTCGTAAGCCGCACGCCGTCGCCACCACCGGTGTGGTCATCGATGCCATGCGTACCAACGAGTTCTTCCGTACGCAGGTGTCCGGCATGGATTTGGAGCATTCGAAGACCAAGCTGTCCCGTCAGGAGGTGTTGGACGTGCTTCGTGCGCAGTCCGGCATCACCGACGTGCTTCTGGTCGATGAGGCTTACGAGGATTTGAAGCTCGACAACACCTTCGACATGGATGCCGATGTTTCCGCCGCGTTCCCGGACAAGACCTTCATCCTGCTTCCGTCGTTCAACGATTCGTCTCTTGGCGCTACCCTGTCCGGTCCTACCGCAGAGGCCCAGAACTCCGAGTACGAGATCAACAAGAGCGTGAACGATGGTCTTATCGGCGCTATGTTGTCGCATCAGGCTCCGTTGAACTACGACATTTGGGTCAACGGCAATTATCTGCCGATTCTGAAGGAGGCCGTCTCGACCTTCAAGGCGGACGTGCTGGGCGAGTAG
- a CDS encoding DUF4160 domain-containing protein, with the protein MFFGIIVQMNYRNEHNPPHIHATYQGHRASYDFDGNVTAGEPLPRKQHRILVAWIELHREELEANWTLAMNNEPIYPIAPLAL; encoded by the coding sequence ATGTTCTTCGGGATCATCGTGCAGATGAACTACCGTAACGAGCATAATCCGCCGCATATTCACGCGACGTATCAGGGTCATAGGGCTTCCTATGACTTCGACGGGAATGTGACGGCCGGGGAGCCGTTGCCCCGCAAGCAACACAGAATTCTTGTTGCTTGGATTGAATTGCATCGTGAGGAGCTTGAGGCTAATTGGACTCTTGCCATGAACAATGAGCCTATTTATCCGATTGCCCCGCTTGCCCTATGA
- a CDS encoding helix-turn-helix transcriptional regulator: protein MGMRELRLKRGMTQQQLADKAGLSQSRVGAFETGQRNVGGMSLNVAVRICDALHVKNPRKLLEDDSDSESSAD from the coding sequence ATGGGAATGAGGGAACTCAGACTGAAGCGCGGCATGACACAACAACAGCTGGCTGACAAAGCAGGGTTGAGCCAGTCACGTGTTGGCGCGTTCGAGACTGGACAACGTAACGTCGGTGGGATGAGTCTCAATGTCGCCGTGCGTATTTGTGACGCGTTGCATGTCAAGAATCCTCGCAAGCTTTTGGAAGACGATTCTGACTCTGAATCTTCGGCGGATTGA
- a CDS encoding HNH endonuclease — protein sequence MTNDWNKSHRKERFNPGWERTRREVLDYYGWRCQYPVIGDDGVLRPCGAHANEVDHIIRAEDGQPDDDSWDNLQVLCRAHHSYKTGLESADARRRKRVEREEARWYRHPAFG from the coding sequence ATGACCAACGATTGGAATAAGTCGCATCGTAAGGAACGGTTCAATCCGGGTTGGGAGCGGACGCGTCGTGAGGTGTTGGATTATTACGGGTGGCGTTGCCAGTATCCGGTGATCGGTGATGATGGCGTGTTGCGTCCGTGTGGCGCTCATGCGAATGAGGTCGATCATATCATTCGTGCCGAGGATGGTCAGCCTGATGATGATTCTTGGGATAATCTTCAGGTTCTTTGTCGTGCTCATCATTCTTATAAGACTGGTTTGGAGTCGGCTGACGCGCGGCGAAGGAAGAGGGTTGAGCGTGAGGAGGCTCGTTGGTACAGGCATCCCGCGTTCGGTTAG